The proteins below are encoded in one region of Methanosarcina barkeri 3:
- the murB gene encoding UDP-N-acetylmuramate dehydrogenase gives MDKVSSFINKNVGDIYLKEPLSKHSSWRIGGPVDVLVEPYTVEQILETLQYADLMKIPTVVIGNGTNLLFSDEGFRGIIIKMGKNFSKYTIKGKRACAEAGIWTPKFAKILSDNGLSGLEHAIGIPGTLGGLVFMNGGSGGKCIGDIVKKIWVIDKNYNLISFSKSECDFSYRKSVFQDSNYIICKIELECETREEENIKFEMRNILDNRKNKFPLNYPNCGSVFLSNPVVNDTFAPPGKLIEEAGLKGYQVGGAQISEKHANFIVNLGNATAKDVISIVQYVRKIVYQRYGLYLESEIKYVGEMGDLKSLHEVGIIE, from the coding sequence ATGGATAAAGTAAGCAGTTTTATCAATAAAAATGTAGGAGATATTTATTTAAAAGAACCTCTTTCAAAACACAGTAGCTGGCGTATAGGTGGTCCTGTAGATGTTCTAGTTGAACCATATACTGTCGAACAGATACTCGAAACATTACAATATGCTGACTTAATGAAAATTCCTACAGTGGTTATAGGGAATGGAACAAATTTACTTTTTTCTGATGAAGGTTTTCGTGGAATTATAATAAAAATGGGTAAAAACTTTTCTAAATATACTATTAAGGGTAAAAGAGCTTGCGCGGAGGCAGGTATCTGGACTCCAAAATTTGCAAAAATATTGTCCGATAATGGTTTATCAGGTCTTGAACACGCCATTGGAATACCAGGCACCCTTGGTGGACTTGTTTTCATGAATGGAGGGAGCGGTGGAAAATGCATAGGAGATATTGTCAAAAAAATATGGGTTATTGACAAAAATTATAATTTAATATCTTTCTCCAAAAGTGAATGTGACTTTTCTTATAGAAAATCAGTGTTTCAGGATTCAAATTATATAATTTGTAAAATTGAGCTAGAATGTGAAACTAGGGAAGAAGAAAACATAAAGTTCGAAATGAGAAACATACTGGATAATCGTAAAAACAAGTTTCCACTTAATTATCCCAATTGTGGATCTGTTTTTTTAAGTAATCCGGTTGTAAATGACACTTTTGCACCTCCAGGAAAGTTAATTGAAGAAGCAGGTTTAAAAGGTTATCAAGTAGGTGGTGCTCAAATTTCGGAAAAACATGCCAATTTTATAGTAAATTTGGGAAATGCTACAGCTAAAGACGTGATTTCTATTGTCCAGTACGTCCGAAAAATTGTATATCA
- a CDS encoding UDP-N-acetylglucosamine 1-carboxyvinyltransferase — translation MNQESCEYIVRPSRLQGKVKVSGAKNSALRLLAASLLTDEKIELTNYPSKLLDAQIHVGMLEALGKKCIVEDEKITIYEEKDPLKILNWNKRSIRNTLLILGALVSRIGEAKVPLPGGCNLGERKFDLHEMLLRNMGAKVWIEDNMLCAKAENGLKGADIFLPIRSTGATENAMICGSLAEGVTRVWNPHIQPEILDLAHFLNEMGAKIEVFGQEHIKITGVKKLLGARHSVIADNIEAVTWLIASVITGGDIEIIGFPFKDIEVTLIHLRQSGAKYYIGDNSLIVRGGTPYPVEISTGPYPEIKSDVQPLFAVYGACAKGSSKIVDLRFPGRYGYASELAKMGLKYNINGNILEIIGGNQLNGAQVRALDLRAGIALALAGLVANGETRISDAWQIERGYDNFMEKLISLGGNVRYG, via the coding sequence ATGAATCAAGAAAGCTGTGAATATATAGTCAGACCATCCAGGCTTCAAGGGAAAGTAAAAGTAAGTGGTGCAAAAAATAGTGCTTTAAGGCTTCTTGCAGCTTCACTGCTAACAGATGAAAAAATAGAGCTGACAAATTATCCCTCTAAGTTACTTGATGCTCAAATTCATGTCGGTATGTTGGAAGCTCTTGGAAAAAAATGCATTGTAGAGGATGAAAAAATAACCATTTATGAGGAAAAAGATCCTTTGAAAATTCTTAATTGGAACAAGCGTTCAATTCGTAATACTTTACTTATATTAGGTGCACTGGTAAGTCGTATAGGTGAAGCAAAGGTTCCTCTTCCAGGAGGTTGTAATCTTGGAGAAAGAAAATTTGATCTACACGAGATGCTCCTCAGAAACATGGGAGCAAAAGTTTGGATTGAAGATAATATGCTTTGTGCTAAAGCAGAAAACGGGCTAAAAGGAGCTGACATTTTTTTACCTATCCGTTCAACAGGAGCAACTGAAAATGCAATGATCTGTGGATCTTTAGCTGAAGGTGTAACTAGAGTTTGGAATCCTCATATTCAACCCGAAATTCTTGATTTGGCACATTTTCTTAATGAGATGGGCGCGAAGATTGAGGTTTTTGGCCAGGAGCATATAAAAATTACTGGAGTAAAAAAATTACTTGGAGCTAGACATTCTGTAATTGCTGATAATATTGAAGCGGTCACATGGCTAATTGCTTCAGTGATTACAGGTGGAGATATTGAGATTATTGGTTTTCCCTTCAAAGATATTGAAGTTACGCTAATACATCTTCGTCAAAGCGGAGCGAAGTACTATATTGGAGATAATAGTCTTATTGTAAGAGGTGGGACACCTTATCCCGTGGAGATTAGTACTGGTCCATATCCAGAAATCAAATCTGATGTTCAGCCTCTTTTTGCAGTTTATGGTGCTTGTGCAAAAGGAAGTTCAAAAATTGTTGACTTACGTTTCCCTGGTAGATATGGGTATGCAAGTGAACTGGCTAAAATGGGTTTGAAATATAATATCAACGGTAACATACTGGAAATCATCGGTGGAAATCAACTTAATGGTGCTCAAGTAAGAGCTCTTGATCTCCGAGCTGGTATCGCATTAGCGTTAGCCGGATTAGTGGCAAACGGTGAAACTCGGATCTCAGATGCCTGGCAGATTGAAAGAGGCTATGACAATTTTATGGAAAAATTAATTTCACTGGGGGGAAATGTGAGATATGGATAA
- a CDS encoding SDR family oxidoreductase, translating into MKTSENILNLAVKLKPLEEAIFSKLKKKFRKENCNRIPNFTIIVSQRDYLKTKNVVVTGGMGFIGSHLAERLLEDNEVTIIDNESTGKIENIRHLLNHKNLTVIKDSIVDLNLTEIFKDKDYVFHLAAIPSVPRSVKDPFNSNNSNVTGTLNVLIAARDAGVKKVVFSSSSSVYGDTPTLPKREDMPINPMSPYAITKATGEMYCKVFQDLYNLPTVSLRYFNVFGPRQDPNSQYAAVIPKFITAILNDESPVIYGDGEQSRDFTFVKNVVDANILSCESEKTGVFNIACGRRITINQLADYINEIIGKDIKAKHTNLRPGDIKHSLADISKATEFGYSPIGNFKDELKTVAEWFMD; encoded by the coding sequence ATGAAAACATCAGAAAATATTTTGAACTTGGCTGTGAAGTTAAAGCCCTTGGAAGAGGCCATATTCAGCAAATTAAAAAAGAAGTTCAGAAAAGAAAATTGCAACAGAATTCCTAACTTTACAATTATTGTTTCACAGAGGGATTATTTGAAAACTAAAAATGTAGTGGTCACAGGTGGTATGGGTTTCATAGGTTCCCATCTTGCTGAGAGGCTACTTGAGGATAATGAAGTAACAATTATTGATAATGAATCTACAGGTAAGATTGAGAATATAAGGCATCTACTGAATCACAAAAATCTAACTGTAATAAAAGACAGTATAGTAGACCTTAACTTGACAGAAATTTTCAAAGACAAGGATTATGTCTTCCACCTTGCAGCAATTCCCAGTGTTCCAAGAAGTGTGAAAGATCCTTTTAACTCAAATAACTCTAATGTCACAGGAACGTTGAATGTTCTTATAGCTGCAAGAGATGCTGGAGTTAAAAAAGTAGTATTTTCATCTTCCTCTTCAGTGTACGGCGATACGCCAACTCTCCCAAAAAGAGAAGATATGCCCATAAACCCGATGTCTCCATATGCAATTACAAAAGCAACCGGAGAAATGTACTGTAAGGTTTTTCAGGATCTTTATAACCTTCCGACAGTCAGCTTAAGATACTTCAACGTTTTTGGTCCAAGGCAGGATCCGAATTCTCAGTACGCTGCCGTGATTCCAAAATTTATAACTGCAATTTTGAATGATGAAAGCCCTGTGATATATGGCGATGGAGAACAAAGCAGGGATTTTACTTTTGTCAAAAACGTTGTTGACGCAAATATTCTTTCCTGCGAGTCTGAGAAAACCGGAGTTTTCAATATCGCGTGCGGTAGAAGAATTACAATTAATCAATTAGCCGATTACATTAATGAAATTATTGGGAAAGATATCAAAGCAAAACACACAAACTTAAGACCAGGAGATATTAAGCATTCGTTAGCAGATATATCAAAAGCTACAGAATTCGGGTATAGTCCTATTGGTAATTTTAAGGATGAACTCAAGACAGTAGCAGAATGGTTCATGGACTAA
- a CDS encoding nucleotide sugar dehydrogenase encodes MSSQIKNCFSSQESLQGEKNKSIELTPNSINFSVSPEGEEFPLPESDEYAEEFKRIKDLVDKAREEGKEIVVVMGVGFVGAVMAAIIADTKDENGNYSKFVIGCQRPSTRSYWKIPLLNRGQSPVKSEDKEVDEIIKRCVLETKTLVATYTNECLKLADVVVVDIQCDYVKCELGNVRTGEADMAALEASMKIIGENICPDCLVLIETTVAPGTTEFVALPLLKKAFQKRGINSTPLLAHSFERVMPGRDYVASVRDFWRVCAGCTDEARVKVEKFLSEVINTKDYPLTIMDRPIESETAKIVENSYRATILAFLNEWSLFSERNGIDLIKVINAIKMRPTHSNIIFPGPGIGGYCLPKDGGLGYWSYKHILGFEDGDEVFKITPTAIDVNDTRALHVAELTRDALRNMGHYIAGADVLVCGASYRQDVGDTRYSGSEIVVRKLTEMGAEMRVHDPYVDHWYEMENQDTYPASGQSWKRFFRNQDGLAELKIESDFSTAINDIEALILAVPHKEYLNFEPETIVKMAGGPIAVIDCFGILSDENIRKYFELGCEVKALGRGHIQQIKKEVQKRKLQQNS; translated from the coding sequence ATGTCTTCCCAAATAAAAAATTGTTTTTCTTCTCAGGAAAGCCTTCAGGGTGAAAAAAATAAGTCCATTGAACTTACTCCTAATAGCATAAATTTCTCGGTTAGTCCTGAAGGAGAAGAATTTCCTTTACCTGAATCTGATGAATATGCAGAAGAATTTAAAAGAATTAAAGATCTTGTGGACAAAGCCCGTGAAGAAGGAAAAGAGATTGTTGTTGTGATGGGTGTCGGGTTTGTTGGAGCTGTAATGGCTGCGATTATTGCAGATACGAAAGACGAAAACGGTAATTATAGTAAATTTGTAATCGGTTGTCAAAGACCAAGTACTCGTAGTTACTGGAAAATACCTCTGCTCAACAGAGGACAGTCTCCTGTGAAATCCGAAGATAAAGAAGTAGATGAGATTATAAAACGCTGTGTTCTTGAAACAAAAACACTTGTAGCTACTTACACAAACGAATGCCTGAAACTTGCTGATGTTGTTGTGGTAGATATCCAGTGCGATTATGTAAAGTGCGAACTTGGAAATGTCAGAACCGGTGAAGCTGATATGGCAGCACTTGAAGCTTCCATGAAAATAATCGGAGAAAATATCTGCCCCGATTGCCTTGTGCTAATAGAAACTACTGTTGCTCCAGGGACGACCGAGTTTGTTGCTCTTCCTCTCCTGAAAAAAGCCTTCCAGAAGCGTGGAATTAATTCAACTCCTTTACTTGCACATAGTTTTGAACGTGTTATGCCTGGAAGAGATTATGTGGCAAGTGTACGCGATTTCTGGAGAGTCTGTGCAGGTTGTACTGACGAAGCAAGAGTAAAGGTCGAAAAATTCCTTTCTGAGGTAATAAACACTAAAGATTACCCTCTGACTATAATGGATAGGCCTATTGAGTCTGAAACTGCAAAAATTGTTGAGAATTCCTACCGTGCAACGATACTCGCTTTCCTTAATGAATGGAGTCTTTTTTCGGAAAGAAACGGTATCGATCTCATAAAAGTTATTAATGCAATCAAAATGCGTCCGACTCACAGTAATATAATCTTCCCGGGACCAGGGATTGGAGGTTATTGCCTTCCAAAAGACGGTGGTCTGGGTTACTGGTCTTATAAGCATATTCTGGGCTTTGAAGATGGAGATGAGGTATTCAAGATCACTCCCACAGCAATTGATGTAAACGACACAAGAGCTCTTCACGTAGCCGAACTTACGCGAGATGCTCTTCGGAATATGGGCCACTATATAGCCGGAGCAGATGTTCTCGTTTGCGGAGCCAGTTACAGGCAGGATGTAGGCGACACTAGATACAGTGGAAGTGAAATTGTAGTCAGGAAACTGACTGAAATGGGCGCTGAAATGCGTGTTCATGATCCGTACGTTGATCACTGGTACGAGATGGAAAATCAGGATACATATCCGGCGTCTGGCCAGTCCTGGAAACGTTTCTTTAGAAACCAGGACGGTCTGGCAGAGTTAAAAATCGAAAGTGATTTTTCAACGGCAATTAACGATATAGAAGCCCTGATCCTTGCAGTTCCGCATAAGGAGTATCTCAACTTTGAGCCGGAAACTATCGTAAAGATGGCAGGCGGGCCTATTGCAGTTATTGACTGTTTTGGAATATTATCGGATGAAAACATCAGAAAATATTTTGAACTTGGCTGTGAAGTTAAAGCCCTTGGAAGAGGCCATATTCAGCAAATTAAAAAAGAAGTTCAGAAAAGAAAATTGCAACAGAATTCCTAA
- a CDS encoding acyltransferase: protein MIFQLYSEIKDKITLIDGISIIFIVLFHELGGINRSDSIFLIRYLATFGLVLFTFSSGLKMGINHSAEINDKSFISKYFVKRFTRLYKAYIGYTLLAFVPLYCISYISINYLNLNFENIINFWNNLNIDGLLKTLIGHNIVSYQLGYLIVLILITTVCFAIIYYFQINTLFYFIIPLLAFDVIYKDTLKQYPSILFNVMMYMPAYIFGIAYGYKQLEQNKLSVSYICSITFVAIFVISIVYPQSFAHKYAILLYGITFPPFMMLFSRILLNFKYLKELLLLCGKYSFQIYLFHWPIILPLISKLTINIFKINNFFTPYGVTVLAIIICVYVYKVSKKLKLNQIFE, encoded by the coding sequence ATGATCTTTCAGTTATATTCAGAAATAAAAGACAAAATTACTTTAATTGATGGTATTAGTATTATTTTTATTGTGCTCTTTCACGAGTTAGGTGGGATAAATCGGTCAGATTCTATATTTTTGATAAGATATCTCGCCACATTTGGTTTAGTTTTGTTTACATTCTCATCTGGACTTAAGATGGGAATAAATCATTCTGCAGAAATCAACGACAAATCATTTATAAGTAAGTATTTTGTGAAGAGATTCACGCGACTATATAAAGCATACATTGGGTATACACTGCTGGCTTTTGTTCCTCTATATTGCATTAGTTATATATCAATCAATTATCTTAACCTAAACTTTGAAAATATTATAAATTTTTGGAATAATTTAAATATAGACGGTTTACTTAAAACTCTAATTGGTCATAATATTGTTTCTTATCAATTGGGGTATCTAATTGTATTAATTTTAATAACAACTGTTTGTTTTGCAATTATATATTACTTTCAGATTAATACTTTATTTTATTTCATAATACCATTACTGGCATTTGATGTTATTTATAAGGACACTTTAAAACAGTACCCTAGTATTTTGTTTAATGTCATGATGTATATGCCAGCTTATATTTTTGGGATAGCTTATGGCTACAAACAATTAGAACAAAATAAACTGTCAGTTTCGTATATCTGTTCAATAACTTTTGTTGCAATATTTGTTATTTCCATAGTTTACCCACAATCGTTTGCACATAAATATGCTATCTTATTATATGGAATAACATTTCCACCATTTATGATGTTATTTTCTAGAATACTACTAAATTTCAAATATTTAAAAGAATTATTACTACTATGTGGGAAGTATTCATTCCAAATTTATTTATTTCATTGGCCAATAATTTTACCTTTGATAAGCAAATTAACTATTAATATTTTCAAAATTAATAATTTTTTCACTCCATATGGTGTAACAGTCCTTGCAATAATTATCTGTGTTTACGTATACAAAGTAAGTAAAAAATTAAAGTTAAATCAGATATTTGAGTAA